In [Clostridium] cellulosi, one genomic interval encodes:
- the gyrB gene encoding DNA gyrase subunit B (High confidence in function and specificity) has translation MDKYKEQIAQAEGMESSMTDADYNASQIQVLEGLEAVRKRPGMYIGSTSSHGLHHLVYEIVDNSIDEALAGYCKHILVEILPDNIIRVTDDGRGIPVDIHPKMGIPAVTVVFTILHAGGKFGGGGYKVSGGLHGVGASVVNALSEWLEVEVLSDGKIYTQRYERGKAVTDLTIKGETDKTGTRVTFKPDAEIFEDTVFDYDILLSRLREQAFLNAGLHITLEDHREENVRREVMVYEGGIRHFVEYIHKRRALEVIHPEVIYFSGSDGDTFAEVAMQYNDSYNESIYSFANNIHTNDGGTHETGFKTALTRVFNDYGKKAGLIKDDDKKLTGDDVREGLTAIISVKLREAQFEGQTKAKLGNSEVRSLMDSMVYDKLMTFFEENPSVARAIFDKAMTAARAREAARRARDLTRRKSALESASLPGKLADCTDRDPANTEIYIVEGDSAGGSAKGGRDRRFQAILPLWGKMLNVEKARLDKVYTNEKLMPVVTALGTGLGEDFDITKLRYGKVIIMADADVDGSHIRTLMLTFFFRFMRPLIENGHIYIAQPPLYKLTKGKEVRYAFSDAERDKYIAELGGNAEIQRYKGLGEMDPEQLWETTMNPKNRTILRVEMEDAAAADEIFTILMGDKVEPRREFIEKNAKYVQNLDI, from the coding sequence ATGGATAAATATAAAGAACAAATTGCACAGGCAGAAGGAATGGAATCGAGCATGACCGACGCTGACTATAACGCCAGCCAGATACAAGTCCTTGAAGGCCTTGAGGCGGTAAGAAAGCGTCCGGGCATGTATATCGGCTCGACAAGTTCCCACGGACTGCATCACCTGGTATATGAAATTGTTGACAACTCAATAGACGAGGCTCTTGCCGGCTACTGTAAACATATCCTGGTCGAGATACTTCCTGACAATATCATACGGGTTACAGACGACGGCCGCGGTATTCCGGTAGATATACATCCAAAAATGGGAATCCCGGCGGTAACTGTTGTATTCACAATCCTTCACGCCGGCGGTAAATTCGGCGGCGGCGGATACAAGGTTTCCGGCGGCCTTCATGGCGTCGGTGCCTCAGTTGTAAATGCGCTGTCCGAATGGCTGGAGGTTGAGGTATTATCCGACGGAAAGATTTATACCCAGCGCTATGAACGCGGCAAAGCCGTAACTGATCTTACTATAAAAGGCGAAACCGATAAAACAGGCACAAGGGTAACCTTTAAACCGGACGCCGAAATCTTTGAGGATACAGTATTTGACTACGATATATTGCTTTCCAGATTGCGCGAACAAGCATTTTTGAACGCCGGACTTCACATAACCCTTGAGGACCATAGAGAAGAAAACGTCCGCCGCGAAGTAATGGTGTATGAGGGCGGCATCCGCCATTTTGTAGAGTATATTCACAAAAGGCGCGCTCTTGAAGTAATTCACCCGGAGGTTATTTATTTTTCTGGCTCTGACGGCGATACTTTCGCGGAAGTCGCCATGCAGTATAACGACAGCTATAACGAATCAATCTATTCGTTTGCCAACAACATTCATACTAACGACGGCGGAACCCATGAAACTGGATTTAAAACGGCGCTGACCCGCGTATTCAACGATTATGGCAAAAAAGCAGGATTAATAAAAGATGACGACAAGAAGCTGACCGGTGACGATGTCAGGGAAGGTCTTACTGCAATTATCAGCGTTAAGCTCCGTGAAGCCCAGTTTGAAGGCCAGACAAAAGCGAAGCTCGGCAACTCCGAGGTCAGAAGCCTCATGGACAGCATGGTTTATGACAAACTGATGACTTTCTTTGAGGAAAATCCTTCTGTCGCAAGGGCTATCTTTGATAAAGCAATGACTGCGGCAAGGGCAAGAGAAGCTGCCCGCCGCGCAAGAGACCTTACGAGAAGAAAATCAGCTCTCGAATCGGCCTCGCTTCCGGGCAAGCTCGCCGACTGCACTGACCGAGACCCAGCCAATACAGAAATCTATATTGTCGAGGGTGACTCCGCAGGAGGCTCAGCGAAAGGCGGCAGAGACAGGCGTTTCCAGGCTATACTGCCGCTGTGGGGCAAGATGCTGAATGTTGAAAAGGCAAGGCTCGACAAGGTATACACCAACGAAAAGCTGATGCCGGTCGTCACCGCGCTCGGTACAGGGCTGGGTGAGGATTTCGATATAACAAAACTCCGTTACGGCAAGGTTATTATCATGGCCGATGCCGATGTTGACGGTTCACATATACGTACGCTTATGCTTACATTCTTTTTCCGCTTTATGCGCCCGCTGATTGAGAATGGACATATCTATATAGCTCAGCCGCCTCTCTATAAGCTGACCAAAGGCAAGGAAGTGCGCTATGCCTTTTCCGATGCAGAGAGGGACAAATACATCGCGGAGCTTGGCGGAAACGCTGAGATACAGCGCTATAAAGGTCTTGGCGAGATGGACCCAGAGCAGCTTTGGGAGACAACAATGAATCCGAAGAACCGCACAATCCTTAGGGTTGAAATGGAAGACGCCGCGGCAGCGGATGAGATCTTCACTATACTTATGGGCGATAAGGTCGAACCAAGGCGTGAATTTATTGAGAAAAATGCAAAGTACGTTCAGAACCTTGATATATAA
- the gyrA gene encoding DNA gyrase subunit A (High confidence in function and specificity), protein MDFDGQKLIPVDIEKEMKKSFLDYSMSVIASRALPDVRDGLKPVHRRILYTMFEDNLMPDKPYRKCATAVGDVLGRYHPHGDASVYDALVRLAQDFSLRYPLVDGHGNFGSIDGDPPAAYRYTEARMSKISLEMLSDIDKETVDFVPNFDDRLKEPSVLPSRFPNLLVNGSSGIAVGMATNIPPHNLTEVINGMLLLIDNPDATLDELMGCIKGPDFPTGGIIMGRAGIREAYAKGRGRLTLRAKAEIEEEKNGRFRIVVTEIPYMVNKSRLLEGIANLHKEKRIDGISDLRDESDRDGLRIVIELKRDANPQVILNQLYSYSQLQETVPVIMLCLVNGVPKYLPLKDMLQEYIRFQEQVVARRTKYDLKKAEERAHILEGLKIALDFIDEVIDILRKSKSISEGKTALQERFGLDDVQAQAIVQMRLGQLTGLERDKIEKELADLLEKIKEYKAILADEGKILAIVKEEAIKIRDKYGDERRTQIESISGEVDVEDLIPVEDCVMTLTHFGYIKRQPSSTYHSQRRGGRGVSSLTRREEDFVEELFVCSTHDYVLFFTNLGRVYRLKGYEVPEGSRNSKGVNIVNILPIAQNEKITEMIKVPKFEDNKYLVMVTKSGIIKRTPLEEYHTARKGGIIGILLAEGDELVRVRLTDGNSELIVGTRLGNAIRFKETDARAMGRASHGVRAIKLEPGDEVVGMSIVREGATLLSVTENGFGKRVNLDEYHTQSRAGKGLTSYNINEKTGAVAGIKIVDETDDAMLISSDGVIIRINVSEIPIYSRYAQGVHLMRINEGTHVVTVARSPHEEANQNNDEDTGEEAEDTESEETSEQITEENQ, encoded by the coding sequence ATGGATTTTGACGGACAAAAGCTTATACCGGTTGACATAGAAAAAGAAATGAAAAAATCATTTCTTGACTATTCAATGTCAGTTATTGCGTCAAGGGCACTTCCTGACGTACGCGATGGATTAAAACCGGTTCATAGGCGTATTCTCTATACAATGTTCGAGGATAACCTCATGCCGGACAAGCCGTATCGCAAATGCGCAACGGCGGTCGGCGACGTGCTCGGCCGATATCATCCTCACGGCGACGCGTCGGTTTATGACGCTCTCGTGCGTCTGGCTCAGGATTTTTCGCTGCGCTATCCGCTTGTTGACGGTCATGGAAACTTCGGTTCGATCGATGGCGACCCTCCTGCCGCCTACCGATATACCGAAGCGCGTATGTCGAAAATTTCTCTGGAAATGCTCTCAGACATAGACAAAGAGACTGTCGACTTTGTGCCAAACTTTGACGACAGGCTCAAGGAGCCTTCAGTTCTTCCGTCCCGTTTTCCGAACCTGCTTGTCAACGGAAGCTCTGGTATAGCCGTCGGCATGGCGACAAATATCCCGCCGCATAACCTCACTGAAGTAATAAACGGCATGCTGCTGCTTATTGACAACCCAGACGCGACGCTTGATGAGCTGATGGGCTGCATCAAGGGCCCGGATTTCCCGACGGGCGGCATTATAATGGGACGTGCCGGCATCCGCGAAGCCTATGCAAAGGGGCGTGGAAGGCTTACGCTCCGCGCAAAGGCGGAAATTGAAGAAGAAAAGAACGGCCGTTTCCGCATTGTTGTCACTGAGATTCCATACATGGTCAACAAGTCCCGCCTGCTGGAGGGTATTGCTAACCTTCACAAGGAAAAGCGTATAGACGGCATATCCGACCTGCGTGATGAGTCCGACCGCGACGGTCTTAGAATCGTTATTGAACTCAAGCGCGACGCAAACCCGCAGGTTATATTGAATCAGCTTTATAGCTACAGCCAGCTTCAGGAGACTGTTCCTGTAATAATGCTCTGTCTTGTAAACGGCGTGCCGAAATACCTGCCGCTTAAAGATATGCTTCAGGAGTATATCCGTTTCCAGGAGCAGGTTGTGGCAAGGCGTACCAAGTATGACCTCAAAAAAGCTGAAGAGCGGGCACATATCTTAGAAGGATTAAAAATTGCGCTTGATTTTATCGATGAGGTCATAGATATACTTCGCAAGTCAAAGTCTATATCTGAAGGCAAAACAGCTCTTCAAGAGAGGTTCGGTCTTGATGATGTGCAGGCTCAGGCTATTGTGCAGATGAGACTCGGACAATTGACAGGACTTGAGCGTGACAAAATCGAGAAAGAACTGGCGGACTTGCTCGAAAAGATCAAAGAATATAAGGCTATCCTCGCAGATGAGGGCAAGATTCTTGCCATCGTCAAGGAAGAAGCTATTAAGATCCGCGATAAATACGGCGACGAGCGCAGGACGCAGATTGAATCAATCAGCGGCGAAGTTGACGTCGAGGATTTGATACCTGTTGAAGACTGCGTAATGACGCTTACCCATTTTGGTTATATCAAACGCCAGCCATCGTCCACATATCACAGCCAGAGGCGTGGCGGCCGAGGCGTATCAAGCCTTACACGCCGTGAGGAAGATTTTGTCGAAGAACTATTTGTGTGTTCGACTCACGATTATGTTTTGTTCTTCACAAACCTCGGACGTGTCTATCGCCTCAAAGGGTATGAAGTGCCAGAAGGTTCCCGCAACTCTAAAGGCGTCAATATAGTTAACATCCTGCCGATTGCGCAGAATGAAAAGATAACCGAAATGATAAAGGTACCTAAGTTTGAAGACAACAAGTACCTTGTCATGGTTACTAAATCAGGCATAATAAAGCGCACTCCGCTGGAAGAATACCATACCGCGCGCAAAGGCGGCATAATCGGTATTCTGCTGGCCGAAGGCGATGAGCTTGTAAGAGTAAGGCTGACGGACGGCAACTCTGAGCTTATCGTCGGTACGCGCCTCGGCAACGCTATCCGCTTTAAAGAAACCGACGCAAGGGCAATGGGCAGGGCGTCTCACGGTGTCCGCGCGATAAAACTCGAGCCGGGCGATGAAGTAGTGGGTATGTCGATCGTAAGAGAAGGCGCGACATTGCTTTCCGTCACCGAAAACGGATTTGGCAAACGCGTCAACCTTGATGAATACCACACCCAGTCCCGCGCCGGCAAGGGCCTTACCAGCTACAACATCAATGAGAAGACTGGAGCTGTAGCGGGCATTAAGATAGTGGATGAGACAGACGACGCCATGCTGATTTCCTCTGACGGCGTAATAATCCGCATAAATGTTTCCGAAATCCCAATCTATTCGCGTTATGCTCAGGGCGTCCACTTAATGCGCATCAATGAAGGCACGCATGTTGTAACTGTGGCACGTTCCCCGCATGAAGAAGCCAATCAGAATAACGATGAGGACACCGGTGAAGAAGCTGAAGACACGGAGTCAGAGGAAACTTCTGAACAAATTACAGAAGAAAATCAATAA
- a CDS encoding hypothetical protein (Family membership): MPETKKIKINTEYIKLDQLLKFAGLTMTGGEAKTAVASGSVMVNGAPCLLRGKKIRAGDTVSYNGVVIEVISQ; encoded by the coding sequence ATGCCTGAAACTAAAAAAATAAAAATAAATACTGAGTATATAAAGCTTGACCAGCTGCTGAAATTTGCAGGTTTGACAATGACGGGCGGCGAGGCAAAAACGGCCGTTGCGTCCGGCAGTGTTATGGTCAATGGCGCACCATGCCTTTTGCGAGGCAAAAAAATCAGGGCCGGCGATACTGTAAGCTATAACGGTGTTGTTATCGAGGTTATATCTCAATGA
- a CDS encoding hypothetical protein (Family membership) has product MGAKNRVKLKIADCEILIASEDSEEYIRQTGNRVDEYIRKAMDSSPTMSTTLASIFAALEFCDEATKEKEAADNLRGQIKEALDEVSRLRKELDEVRRSEEEARKELKALKTMNGLKALQEQIKNK; this is encoded by the coding sequence GTGGGAGCAAAAAACAGGGTTAAATTAAAAATTGCAGACTGTGAGATACTTATTGCTTCCGAAGACAGCGAAGAGTATATTCGTCAGACCGGAAACCGGGTGGACGAATATATAAGAAAAGCGATGGACAGCTCTCCTACTATGTCGACGACGCTTGCGTCAATCTTTGCAGCACTTGAATTCTGTGATGAGGCAACCAAGGAAAAAGAGGCGGCCGATAATCTCAGGGGGCAGATCAAAGAAGCTCTTGACGAGGTTTCAAGATTGCGCAAAGAACTTGATGAAGTAAGAAGAAGTGAAGAGGAAGCGAGAAAAGAACTCAAAGCCCTAAAAACAATGAATGGACTCAAGGCACTTCAGGAGCAAATAAAAAACAAATGA
- a CDS encoding DNA replication and repair protein RecF (High confidence in function and specificity) → MIVKRLTCSNFRNFKTLNFEPHDGVNVLYGDNAQGKTNLIEAIWLFTGARSFRGSKDTEFIRFGEKITSISLDFFARNLENTASATLTADAKQFMLNGIKMQGFSSFSGQFCAVVFSPDHLVLLKSGPQHRRKFIDCAITEIWPRHAAVLNEYKNLLKQRNALLKDIPAHSELLDTLPVWDSRLASAGAAIVFARLRYLSRLKDKASAVYQGIASKTDEKLELDYESPSNSYPTDVSDQKDALAKIRASLEMALKNGLSGDLEAGLTRIGPHRDDIKISIGGVDSRLYSSQGQQRSAVLALKLAEAAVLKETIGEPPVLLLDDVMSELDRNRQNYILNNIGGFQVFITCCDPSGLEALSGGASFEVKNGVVERRK, encoded by the coding sequence ATGATAGTAAAACGCCTTACCTGCTCAAACTTCAGGAATTTCAAGACTTTAAACTTTGAGCCGCATGACGGTGTCAATGTGCTTTACGGCGATAATGCACAAGGCAAAACAAATCTTATTGAAGCCATCTGGCTTTTCACCGGCGCCAGGAGCTTTCGGGGCTCCAAAGACACCGAGTTTATCAGGTTTGGCGAAAAAATTACCTCCATTTCCCTCGATTTTTTCGCCCGCAATCTTGAAAACACTGCGTCTGCCACACTAACCGCCGATGCAAAACAGTTTATGCTTAACGGAATTAAGATGCAGGGTTTTTCCTCTTTTTCAGGCCAGTTCTGTGCGGTTGTATTTTCACCGGACCACCTCGTTCTTTTGAAATCCGGCCCTCAGCACAGAAGGAAATTCATCGACTGCGCTATTACAGAAATCTGGCCGCGGCATGCAGCGGTTTTGAATGAATATAAAAACCTCTTAAAACAGCGCAATGCGCTTTTAAAAGATATACCCGCCCACAGCGAGCTTCTGGATACCCTCCCTGTCTGGGACTCAAGACTCGCTTCCGCCGGCGCGGCGATAGTTTTTGCAAGGCTGCGCTATCTTTCACGCCTGAAAGACAAAGCTTCGGCTGTCTACCAAGGCATTGCTTCAAAAACCGATGAAAAGCTGGAACTTGACTATGAATCGCCGAGCAATTCATACCCGACGGATGTTTCAGACCAAAAGGACGCGTTGGCAAAAATCCGGGCTTCCCTTGAAATGGCATTGAAAAACGGGCTCTCAGGCGATTTAGAGGCGGGGCTTACCCGTATAGGTCCCCATAGGGATGACATAAAGATCAGCATAGGCGGCGTCGACTCGCGCCTTTACAGCTCTCAGGGCCAGCAGCGCTCTGCCGTATTGGCGCTGAAGTTGGCAGAAGCAGCAGTTTTGAAAGAAACGATCGGTGAACCTCCGGTACTGCTGTTGGACGACGTCATGTCGGAGCTTGACCGGAACCGCCAAAACTACATACTCAACAACATCGGCGGTTTTCAGGTTTTTATAACCTGCTGTGACCCGTCAGGGCTTGAAGCATTAAGCGGAGGCGCTTCTTTTGAGGTAAAAAACGGCGTGGTTGAAAGGCGAAAATAG
- a CDS encoding transcriptional regulator, AbrB family (High confidence in function and specificity) has protein sequence MKATGIVRRIDDLGRVVIPKEIRRTMRIREGDPLEIYTDNDGEVIFKKYSPVGELSHFANQYAEVLSKTSNCPVLISDRDVIVSSAGISRKESVEHRISDELEKILEQRKPYVYDGKNKIIAAEGIDKPVSVAIPILAAGDLAGAVVLLQGENVTIPSETEIKLASAAASFLAKQMEE, from the coding sequence TTGAAAGCAACTGGTATAGTAAGAAGGATAGATGATTTGGGACGTGTTGTCATTCCGAAGGAGATACGCAGAACCATGCGTATCAGAGAGGGTGACCCGCTTGAAATATATACGGATAACGACGGAGAAGTCATATTTAAAAAATATTCACCTGTAGGTGAGCTTTCTCATTTTGCAAACCAATATGCGGAGGTACTTTCAAAGACGTCGAACTGCCCAGTGCTCATTTCCGACCGCGATGTGATTGTATCTTCTGCCGGAATCTCTCGAAAAGAATCTGTCGAACACCGTATATCTGATGAACTTGAAAAGATACTTGAACAGCGAAAACCATATGTCTACGACGGGAAAAATAAAATTATTGCTGCAGAAGGCATTGATAAACCGGTTTCTGTAGCAATACCAATACTCGCCGCCGGAGACCTTGCGGGCGCAGTTGTACTCCTACAAGGCGAAAACGTCACAATACCAAGCGAGACTGAAATTAAACTCGCCTCAGCTGCCGCGTCTTTCCTTGCTAAACAAATGGAAGAATAA
- a CDS encoding hypothetical protein (Family membership) produces MYLHIGNDVIVRFEDIIGIFDIETASTSKLAKEYLKPSPNKEIISVSDELPKSFIVCRKRLKRNKYDKNTIVYISQISSSTLKKRLETASSSDLLSKELLI; encoded by the coding sequence ATGTATCTGCATATCGGAAACGACGTAATAGTTAGGTTTGAAGACATAATAGGTATTTTCGATATTGAAACTGCAAGTACTTCAAAGCTTGCAAAAGAGTACCTAAAACCGTCGCCCAACAAGGAAATAATAAGCGTTTCTGACGAACTTCCGAAGTCATTTATAGTTTGCCGCAAAAGATTAAAAAGAAACAAATACGACAAAAATACAATTGTTTATATATCCCAAATATCCTCGTCAACACTTAAAAAAAGGCTTGAAACGGCATCTTCATCGGACCTTTTATCTAAGGAACTACTGATTTAG
- a CDS encoding DNA polymerase III subunit beta (High confidence in function and specificity), producing the protein MKFSCGKKNFSDAVSVIQRAVSTKTTIPALEGILIKAADNKITLTSNDLEIGMTTTLDANVTEPGDVVLNAKLFSEILRKLPTDYVDISVDDKLLTTVTSGASEFTILGIPASEFPETPVLTECEKFSIPQNILASMIRQTIFCISTDDTKPVHTGSLFELSENQIRIVSVDGFRLAVRTEKINNSLTAKFVVPGKTLSEILKMLSPESDENINMCIGRKHILFEINGYTIISRLLEGDFLDYRSVIVNASSTEIRINVRNFTDSIERASLLISDRLKSPVRCVFDKDIIKVTCSTPSGKVYDEIPATLTGDTVEMGFNNRYLLDALKAAECDEIRVFLNGPLSPMRIYPIDGENFIFLVLPVRLKTDA; encoded by the coding sequence ATGAAATTCTCATGCGGCAAAAAGAACTTTTCGGACGCTGTCAGTGTTATACAAAGGGCAGTCTCCACTAAAACGACAATACCTGCTCTTGAAGGTATTCTTATCAAAGCCGCCGACAACAAGATAACCCTCACGTCCAATGACCTTGAAATTGGCATGACGACAACCCTTGACGCTAATGTTACTGAACCGGGAGACGTCGTTCTGAACGCAAAGCTGTTTTCAGAAATACTCAGAAAACTTCCCACCGATTATGTTGACATATCGGTTGACGATAAACTTCTCACAACTGTGACAAGCGGTGCTTCTGAATTTACTATTCTTGGAATTCCAGCGAGTGAATTCCCGGAAACACCTGTTCTCACTGAATGTGAAAAATTTTCCATTCCTCAAAACATCCTGGCCAGCATGATAAGGCAAACCATTTTCTGCATTTCAACGGATGATACAAAGCCTGTTCATACCGGCTCACTCTTTGAGCTTTCAGAAAACCAAATAAGAATTGTTTCAGTCGATGGTTTCCGCCTCGCCGTAAGGACGGAAAAAATAAACAATTCATTGACAGCAAAATTCGTAGTCCCGGGCAAAACGTTGTCCGAGATCCTAAAAATGCTGTCTCCTGAAAGCGATGAAAACATAAACATGTGCATCGGCCGCAAACATATTCTTTTTGAAATAAATGGTTACACTATCATTTCAAGGCTTCTCGAAGGAGATTTTCTGGATTACCGCAGCGTTATTGTCAACGCTTCTTCCACTGAAATCAGAATAAATGTCCGCAATTTTACAGATAGTATAGAAAGAGCCTCTCTTCTTATTTCTGACAGGCTCAAATCACCTGTACGCTGCGTTTTTGACAAAGACATCATCAAGGTTACATGCTCTACCCCGTCGGGCAAGGTTTATGACGAAATACCCGCTACCCTTACGGGAGACACTGTGGAAATGGGCTTTAACAACCGCTATCTGCTTGACGCGCTCAAAGCTGCTGAGTGCGACGAAATAAGGGTATTTTTGAATGGCCCTCTTTCCCCGATGCGTATTTATCCAATAGACGGGGAGAATTTCATCTTTCTCGTCCTGCCAGTGAGGTTAAAAACTGATGCCTGA
- a CDS encoding hypothetical protein (High confidence in function and specificity) → MNSKIEVLSPAGSWDSLKAAAAAGADAVYFSGSSFNARRNAENFKDEDIKNVVSYCHARGIKAYFALNTIVFDYEIKEALKLASNVCASGIDALILQDVGLASLIHRAAPEVKLHASTQMSVHNISGINQLAEMGFSRVVLARELSSHEIARIAKSSPIELEVFVHGAHCMSVSGQCYMSAFFGGSRSGNRGLCAQPCRLPFSVGSAKNVLSLKDLSIINNIPELAELGVVSAKIEGRMKSPEYVYAATSCCRKAADGEKISGEDLDRLKVAFSRSGFTSGYFDSKIDKDMFGVRQYEDYKMAIPQLKRFRKLFEGVERQKIMVDFYLNIDKSSVSLKARDCDMNTAEVKGSPPEKAQKHEIEWKTARDKLLKTGGTPFKAADIKISIEPGLSVPVSEINKLRREVLCQIYEKRSAIRPIPFDESVIETFNSGFSTKKRKDVKKLRLRFRSIEQIPNDLDLDGIDMIIMPIFGTLTDKAAELIKKGVRIAAEIPRTIFSDEKHTAEKLSLARELGVNDAVCGNLGAVYLAKQLGFNVHGDFGLNISNSAAINTFSEIGVSSSVLSFETPIKSIIDISKRAQIPWGLIIYGRLPLMLVRNCPVRSFRGCSKGKCSIKDRTKTEFPLVCDNGVSEILNSRPLWLLDKKSEFDKIGMDFFELYFTIENRNQVKNIIESCKKGLAPDGEFTRGLYFHKGI, encoded by the coding sequence ATGAATAGTAAAATAGAGGTTTTATCGCCAGCCGGCTCATGGGATTCTTTAAAGGCGGCCGCAGCGGCTGGGGCAGATGCGGTTTATTTCAGCGGTTCAAGTTTCAATGCAAGGAGAAATGCAGAGAATTTTAAGGATGAGGACATAAAAAACGTAGTTTCATATTGTCACGCGAGGGGTATAAAAGCCTATTTTGCGCTGAATACAATAGTATTTGACTATGAAATCAAAGAAGCCCTAAAACTCGCATCTAATGTATGTGCGTCAGGAATAGACGCTTTAATTTTGCAGGATGTGGGACTTGCATCACTGATACACCGCGCGGCACCGGAAGTCAAACTGCATGCTTCCACTCAGATGTCAGTGCATAATATTTCAGGAATAAACCAGTTGGCAGAGATGGGATTTTCCAGAGTCGTGCTTGCGAGAGAGCTTTCAAGCCATGAAATAGCTCGGATTGCAAAATCCTCCCCGATAGAGCTTGAAGTGTTTGTTCATGGTGCACATTGTATGAGTGTATCAGGACAATGTTACATGAGTGCCTTCTTTGGAGGCAGTCGCAGCGGAAACCGCGGATTGTGCGCACAGCCGTGCAGACTGCCGTTTTCTGTGGGAAGCGCAAAAAATGTTCTTTCGCTGAAGGATTTGTCAATTATAAATAATATCCCAGAGCTTGCAGAGCTGGGCGTAGTATCAGCTAAGATAGAGGGGCGAATGAAAAGCCCCGAATATGTTTACGCCGCCACATCATGCTGCAGAAAGGCAGCAGACGGCGAGAAGATTTCAGGTGAGGATTTAGACAGATTAAAGGTGGCGTTTTCAAGAAGTGGATTTACCTCAGGCTATTTTGATTCTAAAATTGACAAGGATATGTTCGGTGTCAGACAATATGAAGATTATAAAATGGCGATTCCCCAACTAAAGAGGTTTCGTAAATTGTTTGAGGGTGTAGAGAGACAGAAAATAATGGTAGATTTCTACCTTAACATAGATAAAAGCAGCGTGAGCCTTAAGGCTCGCGACTGCGATATGAATACTGCAGAGGTTAAAGGTTCACCGCCTGAAAAAGCACAAAAACACGAGATTGAATGGAAAACGGCTCGGGACAAGTTATTAAAAACAGGAGGCACGCCTTTTAAAGCAGCCGATATCAAGATTTCAATTGAGCCGGGTCTTTCCGTTCCAGTTTCTGAAATCAACAAGCTAAGAAGGGAGGTACTGTGCCAAATCTACGAAAAAAGAAGTGCAATCAGACCAATCCCATTTGACGAATCCGTTATAGAGACATTTAACTCAGGATTTTCAACAAAAAAGAGAAAAGATGTTAAAAAATTAAGGCTTAGGTTCCGCAGCATAGAGCAGATTCCAAATGATTTAGATTTAGACGGTATTGATATGATCATTATGCCGATTTTCGGTACTTTGACTGACAAAGCCGCGGAACTTATAAAAAAAGGCGTGAGAATAGCCGCTGAAATTCCAAGGACAATATTCTCCGACGAAAAGCATACGGCAGAAAAGCTCTCTTTAGCGAGAGAATTGGGGGTAAATGATGCCGTCTGCGGCAACTTAGGCGCAGTATATCTTGCAAAACAACTTGGTTTTAATGTTCATGGCGATTTTGGACTTAATATTTCAAATAGTGCTGCAATCAATACTTTTTCAGAAATCGGTGTCAGTTCAAGTGTCTTGTCCTTTGAAACGCCAATTAAAAGTATTATCGACATATCAAAACGAGCTCAAATTCCATGGGGGCTTATCATTTACGGCAGGCTGCCGCTTATGCTGGTAAGGAACTGTCCGGTAAGGTCTTTCAGAGGCTGTTCAAAAGGAAAATGTTCGATAAAGGACAGGACAAAGACTGAATTTCCTTTAGTTTGTGACAACGGGGTTTCAGAAATATTAAATTCGCGTCCGTTATGGCTCCTCGATAAGAAAAGCGAGTTTGACAAGATAGGCATGGATTTTTTCGAGTTGTATTTTACGATTGAAAACCGAAATCAAGTAAAAAATATTATCGAGAGCTGTAAAAAGGGACTTGCACCAGATGGAGAGTTCACAAGAGGGTTGTATTTTCACAAAGGTATTTAA